Genomic segment of Nostoc sp. TCL240-02:
CAATCCTTGTTGACCTAGTAATATTTCTCGTAGCAGGCTGAAGATACCAACCCAAATAATAGGTGTAATGTCCACTCCGCCTATAGGTTGTACCAGTTTTCGTAATGGGACTAAAAATGGTTCGGTAGGCCAAGCTATTAAATTGAAGGGCAAACGATTCAGATTCACTTGCGGATACCAAGTGAGAATGATCCGAAATATAAATAAAAATGTCATCACCCCTAATACAGGGCCAAGAATCCAAGCAGTCAGATCAACACCAGTCATCGGTTTAAGGTACTATCTATCTGTAAAGAAAGAAAACTTAGGCGAACGGCAAGCCGCGCTTCGCGAACGCTACAAAATTTGAAGCTTTATAAAGCACTCTCATCATCATTTTAACCAAATGCTGCCACTTTCATATGCAATCGAAAAGCAAACTCGCTCACAGCAATTACGAAGTTTGGCAGTTCAGAGTTAGAGGCTTCTCAAGAAAGTAATACACTATTAAAATTAGGATGAAGTGTGTAAAAAAAGGTTGAGAAGTATGACGCCTTCTTTAGCAAATTTTCTTTGGAGTCTGTTATGGGGTACTGCAATTGTTGTAATACCCGCTACAGTTGGTCTAATTTTCATTAGCCAAAAAGATAAAATTCAGCGTTCATAATGCTTATGAGAGTTAAATTAACTCTCATAATCGATTGTCTGTCAGCTATCTACATTTATTTCACCAAAAGCGGCGAAAACTGCGGCTGGTGGGAGTTGTAGATGACAGACATAGGTGTTTTACTTTTCGGTGAACAGCTTCAGAGCTTCTTTGCCAGAGGCTTTGAAGCTTCAATATTTATCGTGCCTAATTACAGTAGTGATTTTAATTGTGACTCGCTAACATAGATTTGATATTGGGAAAACAGCAATGATAAATTTTGGGCTGAACTCAGCCAGTTTTCTGGCTCAGGTAAATTTTGGGGCAAATTCAGCCAGTATTCTAGGAATTTTCCTGGCTGTGGCTGGGGCAGCACTGTATTTTCTCCGCACTGTGCGTCCAGAATTGTCACGGGATCAAGATATCTTTTTTGCGGCAGTCGGTTTGCTCTGCGGCTTCATTCTCGTGTTTCAAGGATGGCGGTTAGACCCAATTCTCCAATTTGGTCAACTGCTTTTAGTTGGCACAACTGTATTTTTTGCAGTTGAAAGTATTCGTCTGCGGAGTATAGCTACCCAGCAAGCAAAGCGTAACACTCCAATTGTGGATGAAGATCGACCTGTTAGCGATCGCTATTCCTACAATGATCGCAGAAAGTATCAAGCTGAAATGGATGCAGACTTAGATCCATTGCCTTATGAAGACGAGGAGGAACGCCCCGTGCGTGCCCGGATTCGGGGTAGCAGGGATGAAATTTCCACTCGTGATAGCTACTACGAAGAGCAACCACCCCGTCGTTCAGAACGCCGCAACAGCAGTAGTACTGAAAGACAGGCTCCAACTGATAAAACGCGGCGGCGGACTTCTGGCCGTCCCGTGAATCGCCCTTCTGAAACCTCTGAAGAAGAAAATTGGGGTTCATCTAGGCAAGTTGATGATTGGGAAAGTTCGGGAGGGGAAGTTAAAAAACCTTCTCGCCGTAATAATAACGGTTCTCAACGTCCAGAAAGCCGGGAAGATGATGTTACTCCTAGATCAAGAAGGCGTCGTCCACCCACAGACTCAGCTTCTCGAAGACCGCGCGAAGATGATGAGGCGATCCCAACTGATTATGTACCGTACAACCCGATTGAAAAGCCAAATCAGGGACCAGATAATTCGACTGATTTTGATGACGATATTTAAAACAGTTGGCGTGGAAATAGGTTTAAAGGCAACGGAAAACAGTTGAGGTGGAAAAATTTAAGCCTATATTTTGGCTCCAAAGACCAATTCATTGGAGCCTGGTTTTTGGTTTAACAGGTTTGCTTGCATCTTGTGGTTATAACGATATTCCCATAGGGCCTACTTCCCTCAACAGTCGCTACACCGAGGAGCAACCTGCTTTGAGTGGAAATGGGCGCTTTTTAGCGTTTGTATCTAATCGGAATGGTAATCAGCAGCTACTGGTTTTCGATTTGGAGAGGCAACTGTTTATTAGCACACCTGGCATAAACCGAGCAGAGACAATTGCTGAAAGTCCTAGCTTGAGCTACACCGGGCGTTATATTGCTTATCTTACTAGTGACCAAGGTAGACCTGTGGTGGCGCTTTACGATCGCGCTACGCAACAGTCGCAAATCGTCACACCAACCTATCGCGGCTGGATCAGAAAACCAAATATCAGCCCAGATGGACGCTATGTTGTCTTTGAAACCGCCAGCCGTGGTCAGTGGGATATTGAAGTCCTAGACCGAGGGCCAAATATTGAGTTAGATATTCCTAATGGTGCAACCGTAGGTTCACCTCCGTAGAAGGCAGGGGGCAGGGGAGATTAGGAGAATGAGGGGGACAAGGGGGACAAGGGGGACAAGGAGGACAGGGAGGATAAAGGGAGTAATTATTCAACAAGTCTCTCCCAAGTCTCCCCCCTCTTCCTTGTCCCCCCTATCTCTTATCGATGCCCAATTCCCAATTCTCAATTCTCAATTCCCAATTCCCAATATATGAAACCTGTTTTTTTTATACCTGTATTTTTCTGCTTAAGTTTATTAACTGGGTGTTTTGGCTACCCTCGCATTTTGAGTTATCCTTTTGATCCGGGTGGTCGGAGTCTCAATAGTTTGGCATCAGAATTAAACCCCCAAATTTCTGGGAGATACATTGTTTTTATTACTGACCGACGCGGTAGCCAAGATGTTTATATGTTTGATACGGCGACTCGTGATTTGGTTGATTTGCCAGGTTTAAATTCCTTTGATGCGATCGCAAATCATCCTAGTGTTTCACAAGATGGTCGTTATATTGTGTTTGCGGCTAGCCGTCAGGGGCGATCGGCTATTTTTCTCTACGACCGGGAAACACGCCAATCACGAAATTTGACTAGTAACCTACAAGCTGAAGTCCGCAACCCTACAATTAGCGCTGATGGTAGTAGGATTGCTTTTGAATCCAGTAACAATGGACAGTGGGATGTTTTAGTATATGACCGGAATGGACAGCCGTTGAATATACCTCAAGAACCGCGTTGAAAAATGGGAATTGGGGACTGGGGACTGGGGACTGGGGACTGGGGACTGGGGAATTGGGACTGGGGAATGGGGACTGGGGAAGAATTCTTTTAATCACAATCCCTAATACCTAATCCCTATCCCTAATCCCCAATCCCTAATCCCTAGTCCCCAGTCCCTCTTCTTTCTGCACAGATTCAATGAGCGATCGCACTTGTTCTGTCCCTTCAGAAGGTTCAAAGGATAGGGGAAACTTACCTCGGAGGAGCATCCGCAAACCGAGGGGTGCAAGACTGAGTAATCCTTTTAAATCCTGAAAGTAATTACCGACTACTTGTAAACCAAATTGACGTTCATCAATCCAACCACCTTCTTTAACTAAATCTATCAAAACTTTCCGGTGACGAATTGAGCGACTATCGCTGGCTTCTTTGTGCGTAAGAATTTCTTGTTTAACTTTGGTGATTTGTTCTAATGGTGCAACTTCCATTGGACAAACTGAATCGCAGTATAAACAACGGGTACAACCCCATACGCCTTTAGTGCCTTCGTTGTACATTTCTAAACGATTTTCGCTATCACTATCGCGAGAATCCGCTACCATGCGGTAAGCCTTGGCAAGGGCATGGGGACCAACAAAGTCTGGATTAACTTCACGGGCGTTGCATTCTGAATAACAAGCACCGCACATAATACAGTTACCAGTTTGATCGAGACGCGATCGCTCTTGTGGTGTTTGCAAAAACTCTCTTTCTGGTACTTGTCGTGCTGCTGTACTCACATAAGGAGCGACTGCTTCTAAATTATTCCAGAAACTGCTCATATCTACAACCAAATCTTTAATCACGGGCATATTGCCGAGAGGTGCGATCGTGATTTCAGGAATGACATTTACTTTACTTTGGGATGATGGTATTTGTTGTAATCTAGCAAGTTCACTGCCAACATTTTCCTTACAAGCTAAAGCCGAACGCCCATTAATTCGCATCGCACAGCTACCACAAATGGTATTACGGCAATTTTTGCGAAATGCCAACGTTCCATCTTGCTCCCACTTAATATGATTGAGGCAATCCAGGATTGTATTACCTGGTTCTGCCTCTATAAGATAGGTTTGCACAATAGGGGAGGAATTTTGTTGCTGTCGAATGACCTTAAAAATAACTTCCATGACTACTAACCAAAATTTTAAAATTGTTTCACCAGCCTTAACAATCATGAGTCAAGGCTGGTAGTTACGAAAAGTGAGCTATACTTTTTTTGCCCTCAATTCAAAGCCTGGTGTTAATAGGCTGACGATTAAAGGGAAACTGATTCTAGTTTAAGGATAACCATTAAAATTTTACTTTTAGCAGCACTGTAGGCAAGATTTGTGTCAAATTCTGAGATAAAACGCCAAAAATGTAATGATCGCTTGACATTGAATTTAGTCGTTTGAGAATGTAAAGTAAAGGGCTTTACTTAGAAAGGGACTCAGGTTTATCTTTGGTCTAGCGATCGTATCCAAGGTAAATACAGCTACCGTTAGCAACAGGTCTTCATATCAACTTGAGTCAAGCAATACTAGCTGGAAAATTCCGCCTTCGCTAACGCTTTACAGAATTTTTTGATTATATAGAAATGTAAAAGCACATATTCAATATATAGTAGTGACAATTAAGCGCTAGGCGGATGTTAAGAGATTTATTCTTCCCATAGACAGACGTAGAAAATCCTCTGACCGCTTTTGAGCTTACGGTAATAAACCGAGGAAAAATCCTCACCACTTTCAAATAAAAGTCTAACGCATCGGGGAATCCCGGATAGGCGAGACTTTGAGATTTTTGCATCCTCTCAATCAAGAAAATCTTGGATTTAACTCATTGGTCAAAACTGCTCATCTAAATTAGATAAATTTTTATAATGCAATAAAGGGTTAGGAAAATCGTCACCGCTTTTTCCACCCTTTAAGTCCAGAAATTTAAATAAAAATTTACTAGCAACTTTAATTCAAAATTAAACAACTATTTTGCTATTATTAGTCCATGCTAGTATTTAATATAAAATTACGAACTCACAAAACCAGAATCAATAGCCGTATCAGCGCGGCTACTACTGCTTTGTTGATTCGTAATGTAGAGACAAGAAAATTCGCGTCTCTACTGGCAGGACAAAGGGCATAAGCCCGTAGGACTCTATTGAAATACTATGCTGTCCTAAGCCTGAGAGGATGAGTAGAGAAAACTCTACCTACTCATTAGCGAAAAGGGCAAGCACTGAAAGTGAAAAACCTGCAATTTATTGGATCTACGACTTATTTGGAGTAGAGCCAACCCCATTTGTAAAGGTGGCTGAAAGTTACACCGCTACAGTAGCGCCAAAAAAGAAAATAATTTCATTTCTGATGGCGAATAATGGTTAAAAGTGCCGTGAAATCAGCAAAATTAATTTCTATGGCAACTATGACCTCTAATTGGTTGTAGACAACCATAATATGAAGTGCTTTTGTCTCCTATCGGCAGTGATTCACCCTTAACACTAGAGTCCTAAGTAGCTCTATGCATACGCTAAAAAGCCAAATGCTGGCATGAGACTACATCGTTTATCAGCTTGGAGAGAGTAAGGAAAATTTGAGCATAATGACTGAAACTGCAACCGCGCCATTAACTGGAAAAGCACTACTTGCGAAAGTAAAAGAACTTTCCACTTTGCCACGCCGAGAAAGAGCTAAACAGTGCGGCTATTACACTGTTACTAAGAATAACCAGGTTCGTGTCAATCTCACCGATTTTTATGACGCTTTGCTATCGGCTAGAGGAATTCCTCTAAGTCCAGAAGCACCTAAAGATGGTCGTGGTCGTGAACCGACATATCGGGTTAGTGTCCATCAAAATGGTCAGATTGTGATTGGTGCCACATATACCAAAGCAATGGGCTTAAAGTCTGGAGATGAGTTTGAAATTAGGTTGGGATACAAGCATATTCACTTGATTCAACTTGGTGAAAGTGATAAAAAACTGACCTCACCAGATATAGACTCCGACGAATCGGACGAAGATTTGGAAGACGAAGAGTAAATTTGCTGATGGTAGGGATAAGTATCAGGTATGATAACTTGTCCTTACCTCAACAGCAAACTGGTAACTCTATTGAAAAAATTTTGTTCCAGATAAAAAATACGATTAGACCCCTTGCAGAATTTGCCAAATTTAGTAGATTCTTGATAAATCAGCAAGAAATCTATAGTGCAAGAAGTCTATCGTGTTTTTTTTGATAAATTTTCTTGAGCCTTCGGTCAACGCCTTACTAGCATTTATGCAAAATGCACCAGCACTAGTTATAGTGATGGCATTTTTTGCTTGCTGGATAGTTTGTTGGTTGCCAGTCGCAGCAGTATCAGCAATATTACTCAATTGGCAACCCCCTAAACCTTTGCAGCCACAGCAAAAGATGCCATTATTGCTGTCACTTTACCTATTAGCTCCCCTGATTCTGTGGGGAGTTAATTGGCTTACCAATAAATCTTTTTCGGATTACGGCTTTGTTGGGAATCTTTCAAATTTTGGTTCTTTAGCATTAGGTTTCGCTTTGGGAGTTGTAAGCCTAGCGATTGTATTTAGTGGGCAATTAGGATTAGGTTGGTGTTCTTTTGAAAAAACGAATTTCAAGTTACTATTACCCATATTGCTACCGATTTTCTTGATAGCATTGTTAGTGGGTGGGATAGAAGAGTTAGTTTTTCGGGGTTTTCTGTTCACTGAATTAGCACAGGATTATCCAGTTTGGTTAGCAGCAGCAATTTCTAGCTTGATTTTTGCCTTACTACATCTAGTTTGGGAGCAACGTGAAACTGCACCACAACTTCCTGGATTGTGGCTGATGGGAATGGTGTTGGTGTTGGCACGTTTTGCTGATCGCAACAATTTGGGTTTAGCTTGGGGACTACACGCGGGATGGGTATGGGCGATCGCTACCCTAGACACAGCAGAATTAATTACTTACACAGGTAAAGTCTCTGATTTGTTCACAGGTAAGAATAAAAAACCCCTAGCGGGTTTGGCGGGAATTATTTGTGTAGTGGGAACTGGAATAAGTATTTGGCTTTTCTCTAGGTATTTTTAATTTGGTGTTAGATGTCTTATGGCGCTGGGTAAGTTATGCACAATTAAGATAAAACTGGAGCATGAGTCTATGGCATACAGTGATTTTAGTCCCGTTAAAATCAGAGATGCATTTAGCTTAACTTTGGAAAAGAAACGCAATCTTTTTCTTAAATCCTGTTCATAAATCAGATGTTTTAGGGCAGACAAGACACCAACCCCACCAAAAGTAATTGGGTATTGTTTATTTGGAAATGACTAAGTTGGCTAGATAAAAAAGAATCCCACCCCTCTACTTCGCTAAAGAGGTGAGAACTTCCAATAACGCACCTACGACTATTGACTAACCTCCAAAGCCAGGAATTAAACGCTTGAGGGCACGATCAGTAACATCGCTATAGCGCAGTTCTCCACACATAATCTGACCCATGATTTTGGCACCAGAAGGATGCTTAACACCAACTTTGTAGCCAATACCAGGAAAGCGATAGAATGCTCCAGCTAATTTTTTTGCCCAAGCCATCTCAGTACCCCATTCTTCATTAATAGCTTCACTATATTTTTCTAAAGCGTTGGTGTCACCAGAAAGGGCTTCATTAATGGCTCCTGCTGCAATCAAGCCGCTAAAAATTGAAGGACGAATGCCTTCGGCTGTCATAGGATAAACTACACAAGCCGCTTCTCCAGCCAAAACAGCATTTTGGGTATGCAACTTTTGCTTTCCATCCCACAAGCAAAGAGGATAACCATACTGTTTGCTGGTTTTGATATCTAGATTAAACGATCGCGCATATTCATCTAAAATCTTCTTAAAATCCTGGGGTTCGCCACCGCCAAACGTACCGATACCAATGGAATAACCATCCGCTTTCGGGAAGTTCCAAATGTAGCCATTTTTCACCAAGCCCAACTCAATATGAATTGTGGATTTGTCTTTCACAGTGGTGGAAACCTCTGCTTCCAAAGCTGCTGCTAAACGGCGTTTACGTTCTTTGAAGCCTAGCCATTTTGCCATTAGCCCTTTAGCACCATCAGCCGCAATTAAGTAGCGACCTGTAACTGGCTCATTGGCTGTGTTAACTTGCCAATAGTCACCTTTAAATTCAATACCTCTTACTTCGGTATTATCTCGGACTTCAGCCCCTTGCTTCTGTGCTTGCTGCACTAGGAAATGGTCAAAAATATCTCGTCGCACCATCCAGACTGGTTCTTCTGTGGCGATTTTTGCTTCCACTGGGTCGCCTAATTTCCAGGTAAAGCGAAAGGAGTCAGCTTTTACAGAAATTGCTGGGCTAAAATCAAAGTC
This window contains:
- a CDS encoding Ycf66 family protein, whose translation is MINFGLNSASFLAQVNFGANSASILGIFLAVAGAALYFLRTVRPELSRDQDIFFAAVGLLCGFILVFQGWRLDPILQFGQLLLVGTTVFFAVESIRLRSIATQQAKRNTPIVDEDRPVSDRYSYNDRRKYQAEMDADLDPLPYEDEEERPVRARIRGSRDEISTRDSYYEEQPPRRSERRNSSSTERQAPTDKTRRRTSGRPVNRPSETSEEENWGSSRQVDDWESSGGEVKKPSRRNNNGSQRPESREDDVTPRSRRRRPPTDSASRRPREDDEAIPTDYVPYNPIEKPNQGPDNSTDFDDDI
- a CDS encoding geranylgeranyl reductase family protein, translated to MYDCIIVGAGPAGGTAAYHLAKQGRSVLILEKESLPRYKPCGGGVSPAIAQWFDFDFSPAISVKADSFRFTWKLGDPVEAKIATEEPVWMVRRDIFDHFLVQQAQKQGAEVRDNTEVRGIEFKGDYWQVNTANEPVTGRYLIAADGAKGLMAKWLGFKERKRRLAAALEAEVSTTVKDKSTIHIELGLVKNGYIWNFPKADGYSIGIGTFGGGEPQDFKKILDEYARSFNLDIKTSKQYGYPLCLWDGKQKLHTQNAVLAGEAACVVYPMTAEGIRPSIFSGLIAAGAINEALSGDTNALEKYSEAINEEWGTEMAWAKKLAGAFYRFPGIGYKVGVKHPSGAKIMGQIMCGELRYSDVTDRALKRLIPGFGG
- a CDS encoding succinate dehydrogenase/fumarate reductase iron-sulfur subunit, giving the protein MEVIFKVIRQQQNSSPIVQTYLIEAEPGNTILDCLNHIKWEQDGTLAFRKNCRNTICGSCAMRINGRSALACKENVGSELARLQQIPSSQSKVNVIPEITIAPLGNMPVIKDLVVDMSSFWNNLEAVAPYVSTAARQVPEREFLQTPQERSRLDQTGNCIMCGACYSECNAREVNPDFVGPHALAKAYRMVADSRDSDSENRLEMYNEGTKGVWGCTRCLYCDSVCPMEVAPLEQITKVKQEILTHKEASDSRSIRHRKVLIDLVKEGGWIDERQFGLQVVGNYFQDLKGLLSLAPLGLRMLLRGKFPLSFEPSEGTEQVRSLIESVQKEEGLGTRD
- a CDS encoding YggT family protein, whose amino-acid sequence is MTGVDLTAWILGPVLGVMTFLFIFRIILTWYPQVNLNRLPFNLIAWPTEPFLVPLRKLVQPIGGVDITPIIWVGIFSLLREILLGQQGLLTMASRVN
- a CDS encoding PD40 domain-containing protein gives rise to the protein MKPVFFIPVFFCLSLLTGCFGYPRILSYPFDPGGRSLNSLASELNPQISGRYIVFITDRRGSQDVYMFDTATRDLVDLPGLNSFDAIANHPSVSQDGRYIVFAASRQGRSAIFLYDRETRQSRNLTSNLQAEVRNPTISADGSRIAFESSNNGQWDVLVYDRNGQPLNIPQEPR
- a CDS encoding CPBP family intramembrane glutamic endopeptidase translates to MQNAPALVIVMAFFACWIVCWLPVAAVSAILLNWQPPKPLQPQQKMPLLLSLYLLAPLILWGVNWLTNKSFSDYGFVGNLSNFGSLALGFALGVVSLAIVFSGQLGLGWCSFEKTNFKLLLPILLPIFLIALLVGGIEELVFRGFLFTELAQDYPVWLAAAISSLIFALLHLVWEQRETAPQLPGLWLMGMVLVLARFADRNNLGLAWGLHAGWVWAIATLDTAELITYTGKVSDLFTGKNKKPLAGLAGIICVVGTGISIWLFSRYF
- a CDS encoding AbrB family transcriptional regulator, with the translated sequence MTETATAPLTGKALLAKVKELSTLPRRERAKQCGYYTVTKNNQVRVNLTDFYDALLSARGIPLSPEAPKDGRGREPTYRVSVHQNGQIVIGATYTKAMGLKSGDEFEIRLGYKHIHLIQLGESDKKLTSPDIDSDESDEDLEDEE
- a CDS encoding PD40 domain-containing protein: MEKFKPIFWLQRPIHWSLVFGLTGLLASCGYNDIPIGPTSLNSRYTEEQPALSGNGRFLAFVSNRNGNQQLLVFDLERQLFISTPGINRAETIAESPSLSYTGRYIAYLTSDQGRPVVALYDRATQQSQIVTPTYRGWIRKPNISPDGRYVVFETASRGQWDIEVLDRGPNIELDIPNGATVGSPP
- the psbX gene encoding photosystem II reaction center X protein → MTPSLANFLWSLLWGTAIVVIPATVGLIFISQKDKIQRS